The following proteins are co-located in the Candidatus Hydrogenedentota bacterium genome:
- a CDS encoding sulfatase, protein MKKYLAIIAMAGVGVCTLGLVLAGCFRASAEPEEPNVLIILLDALRADHVGCYGYKRNTTPNIDAFARDCIMYTNCYATCSWTKPSVTSLLTGLTCQKHGVRAGWDPLREDLPYLPAQMQARGYATAGFVGNPFFSSQDGYSRGCDYYWLWSDMPRLEWLQGGWEIDDAVTVNQAIPWIRQAREPWFAYVHLMSPHGPYDLPARVYDFGPGALDQYDAKLRYVDHQVGRLLAEVLPDTIVIVTADHGELFGEYGIHGHGSLLCDELIHVPLLVRWPGEAPRVETGLVGLDRIAPAVLDGTLPETGGDVRCHLEIRDPADARLLDVLTRTVTEADLPDVVAPAVDAETVRKAQLEALGYL, encoded by the coding sequence ATGAAAAAGTATTTAGCGATCATTGCAATGGCGGGGGTAGGCGTGTGTACGTTGGGCTTGGTGCTCGCTGGATGTTTCCGGGCCAGTGCCGAGCCGGAAGAGCCGAACGTGCTGATTATCCTCTTGGATGCGCTCCGGGCGGACCACGTGGGTTGCTACGGGTACAAGCGCAACACGACACCAAACATCGACGCCTTCGCGCGGGACTGCATTATGTACACGAACTGCTACGCGACGTGCTCGTGGACGAAACCTAGTGTGACCAGCCTGCTCACGGGGTTGACCTGCCAGAAACACGGTGTGAGGGCTGGTTGGGACCCGCTGCGTGAGGACCTGCCATATTTGCCGGCACAGATGCAGGCGCGCGGGTACGCGACGGCCGGGTTTGTCGGCAATCCGTTCTTTTCTTCCCAGGATGGGTATTCGCGCGGGTGTGACTATTATTGGCTATGGTCGGATATGCCCAGGTTGGAGTGGCTGCAAGGGGGCTGGGAGATCGATGACGCCGTCACTGTAAATCAGGCGATCCCGTGGATTCGACAGGCGCGTGAGCCGTGGTTTGCGTATGTGCACCTCATGAGCCCGCACGGGCCCTACGACCTGCCCGCGCGGGTGTATGACTTTGGACCTGGAGCGCTCGATCAATACGACGCCAAGCTGCGCTACGTCGATCACCAAGTTGGGCGGCTCCTTGCAGAGGTGCTGCCCGATACGATCGTGATTGTGACTGCCGACCACGGCGAGCTGTTTGGGGAATATGGGATCCACGGGCATGGATCCCTGCTCTGTGACGAGTTGATCCACGTGCCGCTTCTGGTCCGCTGGCCGGGTGAGGCTCCGCGCGTGGAGACCGGGCTGGTAGGACTCGACCGTATCGCGCCGGCCGTCCTGGACGGCACGTTACCCGAGACCGGCGGCGATGTACGGTGCCATCTCGAGATCCGCGACCCGGCGGATGCGCGGCTATTGGACGTGCTGACGCGAACAGTCACAGAGGCCGACCTGCCAGACGTCGTGGCGCCGGCCGTGGACGCCGAGACGGTGCGGAAGGCCCAGCTCGAGGCGCTCGGGTATTTGTAG
- a CDS encoding GNAT family N-acetyltransferase, which produces MEITVKPVETADELRVAHDMFATVHSADDYAKGLRWLENCGARYPGYSKEHTRIAVCRPEIVGGLRMITDTIRLGEARLKMGGLGWVTTSERHRNKGVCTRLMEDILAYMKRHRYHLSMLFGVPDLYHRWKYVTTLADYVIDVDTLEALTFQCPFQTRPAKIGDIQSIQMLHNANDEDMACSIVRTRAHLICKWDESSPKRVLMDDQGKVLAYFFYRNMGDHLAVEESGVADIGLCGSVLRACASIAEEESLAHLRIHCPPPHPMARYMLEFKSRHETLISRNSGGMLAFVDIDETFEHMIPEWERCVKNSGVHDLRTEATLIIEGAPYRVRANRGAIDIARVPGMGKVGLRSGEMMHLLTGYRHAEDILAAKQCLLSPDARALLYAIFPKRHPFVWPFDRF; this is translated from the coding sequence ATGGAGATAACCGTAAAACCAGTCGAAACCGCGGACGAGTTGCGTGTCGCGCACGACATGTTCGCGACCGTCCACTCGGCGGACGACTATGCCAAGGGGCTCCGGTGGCTCGAGAACTGCGGCGCCCGGTATCCCGGGTATTCGAAGGAGCATACCCGGATCGCCGTTTGCAGGCCCGAGATCGTGGGCGGACTTCGCATGATCACCGATACGATACGCCTGGGGGAGGCGCGCCTGAAGATGGGCGGCCTTGGCTGGGTAACCACTTCCGAGCGCCATCGCAACAAGGGCGTCTGCACGCGGCTCATGGAAGACATACTCGCCTACATGAAGCGCCATCGCTATCATTTGTCGATGCTGTTCGGTGTGCCGGACCTCTACCATCGCTGGAAGTACGTCACGACTCTCGCGGATTACGTGATCGACGTCGACACATTGGAAGCCCTGACGTTCCAATGCCCGTTTCAAACCCGGCCCGCGAAAATAGGCGATATTCAGAGCATCCAGATGCTTCACAACGCCAATGATGAAGACATGGCGTGCTCTATTGTTCGTACACGCGCGCACCTCATCTGCAAATGGGACGAGTCCAGTCCCAAACGTGTCTTGATGGACGATCAGGGCAAGGTCCTGGCCTATTTCTTTTACCGGAACATGGGAGACCACTTGGCAGTCGAGGAGTCCGGGGTTGCGGATATCGGCTTGTGTGGAAGCGTCCTGCGTGCGTGCGCAAGCATCGCCGAAGAAGAGTCCCTCGCTCATCTGCGCATCCACTGTCCGCCCCCCCATCCCATGGCGCGCTACATGCTCGAGTTCAAGTCACGCCACGAAACGCTGATTTCCCGGAATTCCGGCGGCATGCTCGCATTTGTGGATATAGATGAGACCTTCGAGCATATGATTCCCGAATGGGAGCGGTGCGTTAAGAATAGCGGAGTTCATGACCTGCGCACGGAAGCCACCCTGATTATCGAGGGCGCTCCGTACCGGGTCCGGGCCAATCGCGGCGCCATCGATATTGCGCGTGTGCCGGGCATGGGCAAGGTCGGCCTCAGAAGCGGCGAAATGATGCACCTGTTGACGGGGTACCGGCATGCCGAAGACATCTTGGCCGCCAAACAATGCCTCCTTTCACCGGATGCGCGCGCTCTTCTTTACGCCATCTTTCCCAAGCGCCATCCTTTTGTGTGGCCTTTCGACCGGTTCTGA
- a CDS encoding ABC transporter permease yields MTSSGKSQSMRALKKAFGLSRMKLTIKLGMKSLWLHRLRSLLTVLGIVFGVCSVIAMLAIGEGASYEAQEQIRRLGSNNVIIRSVKPPEEKTSTSQRTWLLEYGITYKDLERIRATLPLVEILVPARIMRKDVWNGGRRIDCDIYGTVPWYPEVNNHHVARGRFFTEMEMNDGTNVAVLDAGIETALFPIDPAIGGTVRAGSQYYRVIGVMEPKSARITSNGVDSGTTAPAKSGNGPSGAPYRMYVPLNAARKQFGETLVNQQSGSFEATRVELHEATVKVARLADVIDAARVIGDLLAANHRKVDYEVVVPLELLRQAERTKRIFNIVLGAIAAISLLVGGIGIMNIMLASVTERTREIGIRRALGAKRRDIIVQFLIETVLLAGVGGVIGVTLGIAIPIVITWFAGMKTIVTLWSPLIAFSISAMVGVIFGIYPALRAANMDPVEALRHE; encoded by the coding sequence ATGACCTCGTCCGGTAAGTCTCAGAGTATGCGCGCTCTGAAGAAGGCATTCGGCCTGAGCCGCATGAAACTCACGATCAAGCTGGGCATGAAGAGCCTGTGGCTTCATCGGTTGCGCTCTCTTCTGACCGTGCTTGGGATTGTGTTCGGCGTATGCTCGGTAATCGCGATGCTTGCTATCGGCGAAGGCGCCAGCTACGAAGCGCAGGAACAAATCCGCCGCCTGGGAAGCAACAACGTCATCATACGCAGCGTAAAACCGCCCGAAGAAAAGACCAGCACCTCTCAGCGTACCTGGCTGCTCGAGTACGGAATCACGTACAAAGACCTGGAACGTATTCGTGCCACATTGCCGTTGGTCGAGATCCTGGTTCCCGCCAGAATCATGCGCAAAGACGTCTGGAACGGTGGCAGACGCATTGACTGCGATATCTATGGAACGGTCCCTTGGTATCCCGAGGTCAACAACCACCATGTGGCCAGAGGCCGCTTCTTCACCGAAATGGAGATGAACGACGGCACCAATGTAGCCGTTCTCGATGCGGGGATCGAGACCGCCCTGTTTCCCATCGACCCCGCAATTGGAGGCACCGTACGGGCGGGCAGCCAGTATTACCGCGTGATTGGAGTCATGGAACCCAAGTCCGCCAGAATCACGTCAAACGGCGTCGACAGCGGGACCACGGCGCCCGCCAAAAGCGGAAATGGCCCAAGCGGCGCCCCGTACCGCATGTATGTGCCTCTGAACGCGGCACGAAAACAGTTCGGAGAAACCCTTGTCAACCAGCAGAGCGGGAGTTTCGAAGCGACACGCGTCGAATTGCATGAAGCCACCGTGAAAGTGGCCCGCCTGGCCGATGTCATAGATGCGGCACGCGTCATTGGCGACCTGCTCGCCGCCAATCACCGCAAGGTTGATTACGAGGTTGTGGTGCCCCTCGAGCTGTTGCGGCAGGCCGAACGCACCAAACGCATTTTCAATATCGTGCTCGGCGCCATTGCCGCCATATCCCTGTTGGTGGGCGGGATCGGCATCATGAACATCATGCTCGCCAGCGTCACCGAACGCACCCGGGAGATCGGCATACGGCGCGCTCTTGGCGCAAAACGCCGCGACATCATCGTCCAGTTTCTTATCGAGACCGTGCTGCTCGCGGGAGTGGGTGGCGTTATCGGCGTCACGCTTGGGATCGCCATTCCAATCGTGATCACCTGGTTCGCCGGCATGAAGACCATCGTTACGCTGTGGTCGCCCCTGATCGCTTTCTCGATATCCGCGATGGTCGGCGTCATCTTCGGGATATACCCCGCCCTGCGAGCCGCCAATATGGACCCCGTCGAAGCGCTCCGGCACGAATAG
- a CDS encoding ABC transporter ATP-binding protein, translating into MQDNGEIARVENLSKTYVMGVVTVQALRGISLSISSGEYIAVMGPSGCGKSTLLNILGCLDRPSGGQYFLGGEDVSRLDDDHLSEIRSTRLGFVFQSYNLIQQLSVVENIEVPLYYQGVDEEESRRRAVEFATRVGLESRLDHRPFELSGGQQQRVAIARALVNDPLIILADEPTGNLDSASGKEILRLLNELHDSGKTVIMVTHSEEISERAGRIVRLLDGEVEHDLVR; encoded by the coding sequence ATGCAGGACAATGGCGAAATCGCCCGTGTCGAGAACCTGTCCAAGACCTATGTCATGGGCGTTGTTACAGTGCAGGCGTTGCGGGGAATCTCCCTCTCCATCTCATCAGGCGAGTACATCGCGGTCATGGGGCCGAGCGGATGCGGCAAGTCGACGTTGCTCAATATCCTCGGCTGCCTGGACAGACCCTCGGGCGGGCAGTACTTCCTGGGTGGAGAAGATGTGTCGCGGTTGGACGACGACCACTTGTCCGAAATACGCAGTACCCGGCTGGGCTTTGTCTTTCAGTCCTATAACCTGATTCAGCAGCTGAGCGTGGTCGAGAACATCGAAGTTCCCCTCTATTACCAGGGTGTGGACGAGGAAGAGAGCCGCAGGCGCGCCGTGGAGTTCGCTACCCGGGTCGGCCTGGAATCACGGCTTGATCACAGGCCCTTCGAACTCTCGGGCGGCCAGCAACAGCGTGTCGCTATCGCGCGCGCCCTGGTCAACGATCCTCTGATCATCCTGGCGGACGAGCCCACCGGCAACCTCGACAGCGCGTCAGGGAAGGAGATTCTGCGGCTCCTTAATGAACTGCATGACTCCGGAAAAACGGTGATCATGGTGACCCATTCCGAGGAGATATCTGAGCGGGCGGGCCGAATCGTCCGGTTGCTTGACGGGGAGGTGGAGCATGACCTCGTCCGGTAA
- a CDS encoding HlyD family efflux transporter periplasmic adaptor subunit, with protein MTITPETPAKRPIKQMLLRVRKWWKLGLAGLAALAVVLFFFARHGEQEAGAVSWRVQRGPLRITVLEKGEVEALEKQEIKSEVHGETKIISIVDEGYRVTEEDVKNKKILVELDSSQLKDKLVQKEIEFQSTLASLTEAQEQYQIQLKQNESDIKAAELAVKFKRMDLEKYLGSELALDLLSRLGIEEVSAEDIEEEDRLARAAETQSAEAAEPSPGNEETPSDGEAPIPDTIQVQVALTAEARALRDSLDFQALAKDKRLAGEAVQKRQKFETDILLAEEDLSTAQDTFEWTKKLAEEEFVTETQRRQDEMAVTRSEISLESSKLAEELFVTYEFPKQAETLLSDYEEALRGLSRTVKKARSQIAQSDAQLKSAEARYSIENQQRDELLEQIEKCTIVAERAGLVVYGGGDMRYYYGGQEPIQEGATVHERQQILTIPDMTKMSVKVNVHESSIQKIEKGQKASIKIEAFAERELTGEVTKMGVLPQQESRWMNPDLKVYETTVVLDGSYDWLKPGMTAKVEILIDELDDVLYVPIQAVATVSGERVAYLARLGGDPEKRVIETGEFNDSFIEVKSGLNEGDEVLLIHPETAPGGGEKPAEEKPAETPPESVQASATG; from the coding sequence ATGACGATTACTCCGGAGACGCCGGCGAAAAGGCCGATCAAGCAGATGCTTCTGCGGGTTCGTAAGTGGTGGAAACTCGGTCTCGCCGGCTTGGCTGCGCTGGCAGTTGTCCTCTTTTTTTTCGCGCGCCACGGCGAACAAGAGGCCGGCGCTGTCAGCTGGCGGGTCCAACGCGGCCCCTTGCGTATCACGGTTCTCGAGAAGGGAGAAGTCGAAGCCCTCGAGAAGCAGGAAATCAAGTCTGAAGTCCATGGCGAAACCAAGATCATCAGCATCGTGGACGAGGGGTATCGCGTTACGGAAGAAGACGTCAAGAACAAGAAGATCCTTGTCGAACTTGACTCTTCTCAGCTGAAAGACAAGCTTGTCCAGAAAGAGATCGAATTTCAGAGCACCCTGGCCAGTCTCACGGAAGCCCAAGAACAATATCAAATCCAGCTCAAGCAGAACGAGAGCGACATAAAAGCAGCCGAACTCGCTGTCAAGTTCAAGCGGATGGATTTGGAGAAATACCTCGGGTCGGAGTTGGCGCTGGACCTGCTCAGCAGGCTGGGAATTGAGGAAGTTTCCGCCGAAGACATCGAGGAGGAAGACCGCTTGGCCAGAGCGGCGGAGACACAATCCGCAGAGGCCGCGGAACCCAGCCCTGGAAATGAGGAAACTCCGAGCGATGGGGAGGCCCCAATCCCGGATACCATCCAGGTTCAGGTTGCGTTAACGGCGGAGGCCCGGGCGCTTCGCGACTCCCTCGATTTCCAGGCGCTGGCAAAAGATAAGCGCCTGGCGGGAGAGGCCGTGCAGAAACGTCAGAAATTCGAGACGGACATCCTCCTCGCGGAAGAGGATCTGTCTACGGCGCAGGACACGTTCGAGTGGACCAAGAAGCTGGCTGAGGAGGAGTTTGTTACCGAGACGCAACGCCGGCAGGACGAAATGGCCGTGACCCGCAGCGAGATTTCCCTGGAATCTTCAAAGCTTGCCGAAGAGTTGTTTGTCACCTACGAGTTTCCCAAACAGGCGGAAACCCTGTTGTCGGACTACGAAGAGGCGTTGCGTGGGTTGTCGCGAACAGTGAAGAAAGCCCGTTCGCAAATCGCTCAATCCGATGCACAGCTCAAGTCAGCCGAGGCGCGATACTCGATCGAGAATCAGCAACGAGACGAATTACTGGAACAGATCGAGAAGTGCACCATCGTGGCCGAACGCGCCGGGCTGGTTGTATACGGGGGAGGCGACATGCGTTACTACTACGGAGGGCAAGAACCCATCCAGGAAGGCGCCACGGTTCACGAAAGGCAGCAGATTCTCACGATTCCGGACATGACCAAGATGTCTGTGAAGGTTAACGTACACGAGTCATCCATCCAGAAGATCGAGAAGGGTCAGAAAGCCTCCATCAAAATTGAAGCCTTTGCGGAGAGAGAACTGACTGGCGAAGTTACGAAGATGGGCGTCCTTCCTCAACAGGAAAGCCGCTGGATGAATCCGGACCTGAAGGTATATGAAACCACCGTAGTGCTTGATGGTTCGTACGATTGGCTTAAGCCGGGCATGACTGCGAAAGTCGAGATCCTGATTGACGAGTTGGACGACGTCCTCTATGTGCCGATCCAGGCAGTCGCGACGGTCAGCGGAGAACGAGTAGCGTATCTTGCGCGCCTTGGAGGCGATCCCGAGAAACGCGTCATCGAAACGGGTGAGTTCAATGATTCGTTCATCGAAGTGAAAAGCGGTCTGAATGAGGGAGACGAAGTGCTTTTGATCCATCCTGAAACGGCTCCCGGTGGGGGGGAGAAGCCAGCAGAGGAAAAACCGGCCGAGACGCCTCCCGAAAGCGTTCAGGCGTCCGCGACGGGTTGA
- a CDS encoding TolC family protein — MRSYRHLALIPSLLGLVLVTSCSTTRYKEKADAEVYPIIAAKSQEVPGSSKEFTIEQEESLSLEDLPTVEAEDPSLGDDAASEAGFYRVSLEKALSVAVKHSREYQNQKEALYGSALALTLQRHNFDPIFASRLSGYYNRTTRDVEHPTDAARIAQALPDILERTGDLTGGTGDLLDSYAQIVEAAAAVAGITDDTRIDVIDERSVTGASSLGFDMLLAGGARIAMELSSNFLRYLTGDPRVATSSTLTATITQPLMAGAGRDVVLENLTQAERNVLYQLRSFTQYRKNFAIDIAASYYRVLQNRDAVRNNWSGYLAFQENARRQRALAQAGRIKVAELGRNEQAELQARDRYISAAQDYADSLDQFKIRLGLSTDAPVVLDEKELEILREKGLDHPNLEPEQAVEIALVSRLDLMIARDRVEDAQRKVLVAANALQPDVNLVAEATASSFGQDRFQSIDFERTRASIGLDVDPVFDRKSERNAYRTALIGYDQAARGFQESTDQVKLDVRQAWRNLQQAQVSFQIQEIGVKLNERRVREQELLFQAGRGSAIDQVDAQNSLISSQNDLTAALVQHTIARLSFWRDMGILYIKENGQWEDITDDDYSGDAGEKADQADASAGS; from the coding sequence ATGAGAAGCTATAGACACCTTGCCCTGATTCCGAGCTTGCTGGGGCTTGTTCTTGTAACAAGTTGTTCAACAACGCGTTACAAGGAAAAGGCCGATGCTGAGGTTTATCCGATCATTGCCGCAAAATCCCAGGAAGTTCCCGGAAGCTCAAAGGAATTCACCATCGAGCAGGAAGAGAGTCTGTCGCTTGAAGATCTGCCGACGGTGGAAGCCGAGGACCCGTCCCTGGGCGATGATGCCGCTTCCGAAGCAGGGTTCTATCGCGTGTCCCTCGAGAAGGCCCTGAGCGTTGCGGTCAAACACAGCCGCGAGTACCAAAATCAGAAAGAGGCCCTTTATGGAAGCGCACTGGCGTTGACACTGCAGCGCCACAACTTCGATCCAATCTTCGCCAGCCGGCTCAGCGGGTATTACAACCGGACCACACGTGACGTCGAGCATCCAACGGATGCGGCACGTATTGCTCAGGCGTTGCCGGATATCCTGGAACGCACGGGCGACCTGACTGGCGGGACCGGCGATTTGCTTGATAGCTACGCCCAGATTGTTGAAGCAGCCGCTGCTGTCGCGGGCATTACCGACGACACCCGCATCGACGTGATTGATGAGCGCTCGGTCACCGGCGCCAGCAGTCTGGGTTTCGACATGCTTCTTGCGGGAGGCGCTCGAATCGCGATGGAACTCAGCTCGAATTTCCTGCGTTACTTGACGGGCGACCCACGCGTGGCGACATCGTCTACGCTGACCGCGACCATTACCCAGCCTCTCATGGCAGGCGCCGGCCGCGATGTCGTTCTCGAAAACCTCACACAGGCGGAACGCAACGTCCTGTACCAATTGCGTTCCTTCACACAGTATCGAAAGAATTTCGCGATCGACATCGCCGCGTCCTACTACCGCGTTCTTCAAAACCGGGACGCTGTCCGCAACAACTGGAGCGGCTATCTGGCATTCCAGGAAAACGCCCGGCGCCAGCGCGCGCTGGCCCAGGCAGGACGTATCAAGGTCGCGGAACTCGGACGTAACGAGCAGGCAGAATTACAGGCGCGCGACCGTTACATTTCGGCCGCGCAAGACTACGCGGACAGCTTGGACCAGTTCAAGATCAGACTTGGTCTCTCGACAGATGCCCCGGTTGTTCTGGATGAGAAAGAACTCGAGATCTTGCGAGAGAAAGGCCTGGATCATCCCAACCTTGAACCCGAACAAGCCGTTGAGATCGCCCTTGTTTCACGCCTCGACCTGATGATCGCCCGCGATCGCGTCGAAGATGCACAACGCAAAGTGCTGGTTGCCGCGAATGCGTTGCAGCCCGACGTGAACCTCGTGGCGGAAGCCACAGCCAGCAGTTTTGGACAAGACCGTTTCCAGAGCATCGATTTCGAGCGCACACGGGCAAGCATCGGCCTGGACGTGGACCCCGTGTTCGATAGAAAGTCGGAGCGAAACGCCTATAGAACGGCCCTGATTGGCTATGACCAGGCCGCCAGGGGCTTCCAAGAGTCAACCGACCAGGTAAAACTCGATGTGCGCCAAGCGTGGCGAAATCTGCAACAAGCACAAGTCAGCTTTCAGATACAGGAGATCGGCGTCAAGCTGAACGAGCGGCGCGTCAGGGAGCAGGAGCTGCTCTTCCAGGCCGGCCGGGGAAGCGCCATCGACCAGGTAGACGCACAGAATTCACTCATCTCCTCCCAGAACGACCTGACTGCGGCATTGGTCCAGCACACCATCGCCCGATTGAGCTTCTGGAGAGATATGGGAATCCTCTACATCAAAGAGAACGGCCAGTGGGAGGATATCACCGATGACGATTACTCCGGAGACGCCGGCGAAAAGGCCGATCAAGCAGATGCTTCTGCGGGTTCGTAA
- a CDS encoding bifunctional riboflavin kinase/FAD synthetase, whose translation MNDIGHMKVIDDVRTAPEHFPGVVLTIGSFDGVHLGHQVIVREVIERARQRNGTPCALTMRPHPREFFSPERPPNLLTDEEKKARLLAEMGLQVLFVLPFNRDSAGMPKEAFVDEIVVGRCRAREVVVGHDFRFGRGAEGDYEFLKSYCRRYGIVVDQVAPVQVDGERVSSTLVRECLLQGDLDRVAQLLGRRYSINGKVIRGRGIGAGLGFPTANIKPHHSAVPAQGVYAAKAWIQGTAYPAAVNIGIAPTISHDDLTIEAYVLDFSRDICGENAELEFFRRLRPERKFPSRKALVTQIGEDVESVRGFFASHDRCNDQKEPQMP comes from the coding sequence ATGAATGATATCGGCCACATGAAAGTCATTGACGATGTTCGGACCGCGCCGGAGCATTTCCCTGGAGTTGTCCTGACGATCGGCAGCTTTGACGGGGTGCATCTTGGGCATCAGGTTATCGTGCGCGAGGTCATTGAAAGGGCCCGACAGCGGAATGGCACCCCCTGTGCTTTGACCATGCGCCCCCATCCCCGGGAGTTTTTTTCCCCCGAGCGTCCGCCAAACCTCCTCACCGACGAGGAGAAAAAGGCGCGTCTTCTTGCCGAGATGGGGTTGCAAGTGCTGTTTGTTCTGCCCTTCAACCGGGATTCGGCCGGCATGCCGAAAGAAGCGTTCGTTGACGAGATAGTCGTCGGCCGGTGCCGGGCACGGGAAGTGGTCGTTGGACACGATTTCCGTTTTGGCAGAGGCGCGGAAGGCGATTACGAATTCCTCAAGTCGTACTGCCGCCGGTACGGCATCGTCGTCGACCAGGTTGCGCCGGTTCAGGTCGACGGCGAGCGGGTGAGCAGTACACTCGTCAGAGAATGCCTGCTCCAAGGCGATCTTGACCGGGTGGCCCAGTTGTTGGGCCGGCGATACTCGATCAATGGCAAGGTAATCCGTGGAAGGGGAATAGGGGCCGGATTGGGCTTTCCCACCGCCAACATCAAGCCCCACCACAGCGCCGTTCCGGCCCAAGGAGTCTACGCGGCCAAGGCATGGATCCAAGGGACGGCCTATCCTGCCGCAGTAAACATTGGGATTGCCCCAACCATTTCACATGATGATCTGACCATTGAAGCGTATGTGCTGGATTTTTCCCGGGATATTTGCGGCGAAAACGCCGAACTTGAGTTCTTTCGGCGATTGCGCCCTGAGCGGAAATTCCCCTCGAGGAAGGCCCTGGTTACGCAAATCGGTGAGGACGTCGAGTCCGTGCGCGGTTTCTTCGCCTCGCATGACAGATGCAATGATCAAAAGGAACCGCAAATGCCATAA
- the truB gene encoding tRNA pseudouridine(55) synthase TruB — MNGVLLIDKPAGPTSHDVVQHVRRAAHIRKVGHTGTLDPAATGLLILCLGRATRLSEFVAGMDKVYEGILRLGVVTSSHDLQGQVLEERRVPALSYDDLNGAFAAFTGQILQQPPMVSAVKIDGERLYKRARRGQEVERPARPVTVHEFSLKSFNGRDASFRLVCSSGTYARVLCFEVGERLGCGGTLAELRRLSVGNHSVEAAVTLEDLDSPDAVRRRLLPVENVLSLPRVEMQEGARGLIRHGRSFGRESLAGDCPVCDGWVQVIAPSGELLALAEVFLDTQGLRIQPRRVLCDE, encoded by the coding sequence ATGAACGGGGTGCTTCTAATCGACAAGCCGGCTGGGCCTACATCGCACGACGTTGTCCAACACGTGCGGCGCGCCGCACATATTCGCAAAGTGGGGCATACGGGGACGCTGGACCCCGCCGCGACGGGTTTGCTCATCTTGTGTCTCGGGCGCGCGACCCGTCTTTCAGAGTTTGTTGCCGGGATGGACAAGGTTTACGAGGGTATTCTTCGCCTGGGTGTCGTGACCTCCTCCCATGACCTGCAGGGACAGGTGCTCGAGGAACGCCGGGTTCCGGCTCTGTCTTATGATGACCTGAACGGGGCGTTCGCGGCATTTACAGGACAAATTCTGCAGCAGCCTCCGATGGTGAGCGCCGTCAAGATCGATGGTGAACGGCTCTACAAACGCGCCCGGCGCGGCCAGGAAGTCGAGCGGCCTGCGCGCCCGGTGACCGTGCATGAGTTTTCTCTGAAATCTTTCAACGGGCGCGATGCGTCGTTCCGGCTGGTTTGTTCGAGCGGCACCTACGCCCGGGTACTCTGTTTCGAGGTTGGGGAACGTCTGGGATGCGGCGGAACCCTGGCAGAACTCCGCCGCTTGTCAGTGGGCAACCATTCGGTAGAGGCTGCCGTGACCTTGGAAGACCTTGATTCCCCCGATGCCGTCCGCCGGCGGTTGCTGCCTGTCGAGAATGTCCTTTCCTTGCCCCGCGTAGAAATGCAGGAGGGCGCACGGGGCCTGATCCGGCACGGCCGCTCTTTCGGGCGCGAATCGCTTGCCGGGGATTGCCCTGTTTGTGACGGATGGGTTCAGGTCATTGCGCCATCGGGAGAACTGTTGGCCTTGGCGGAGGTGTTCTTGGATACGCAGGGTCTCCGGATACAGCCACGCAGGGTTCTTTGCGATGAATGA